The following coding sequences are from one Rathayibacter sp. SW19 window:
- a CDS encoding cystathionine gamma-synthase, whose translation MTDGFNGAGFNGAGFNGAGFNTRAIHAGQAFDPTTGAIIPPIYQTSTFVQDGIGGLRGGYEYSRSANPTRSALESLLASLEGGSHAFSFASGLAAEDALLRATLRPGDHVVLGGDVYGGTHRLINRVHGDWGVRNTPVELTDVVAVRAALSTENTKLVWIETPSNPLMKITDIAALAELAHTVGALVVVDNTFASPALQQPLALGADVVVHSTTKYLGGHSDVIGGAVILNDADLAEKIGFQQFAAGAISAPMDTWLTIRGIKTLAVRMQRHTENAQAIAEHLDAHPAIDAVYYPGLPSHPGHELAARQMSGFGGMLSVSLAGGEAAARSFAESTRVFQLAESLGGVESLIGYPSEMTHASVKGTPLAISPSVVRLSVGIESIGDLIADLDQALAAATS comes from the coding sequence ATGACTGACGGTTTCAACGGTGCTGGATTCAACGGTGCCGGTTTCAACGGTGCCGGTTTCAACACCCGCGCTATCCATGCAGGGCAGGCGTTCGACCCGACGACCGGTGCGATCATCCCGCCGATCTATCAGACGTCGACGTTCGTGCAAGACGGCATCGGCGGGCTGCGCGGCGGTTACGAGTACAGCCGCAGTGCCAATCCAACCCGCTCAGCACTGGAATCCTTGTTGGCCTCGCTCGAGGGCGGCTCCCATGCGTTCTCATTCGCGTCCGGTCTCGCCGCAGAGGATGCTTTGCTTCGCGCTACGCTTCGCCCGGGTGACCACGTTGTGCTCGGCGGCGATGTCTATGGCGGCACCCACCGACTGATCAATCGGGTGCACGGAGACTGGGGCGTGCGTAACACCCCTGTCGAACTGACAGATGTTGTAGCCGTGCGGGCAGCGCTTTCGACCGAGAACACGAAGCTCGTGTGGATCGAAACACCGAGCAACCCGCTGATGAAGATCACAGACATCGCGGCGCTCGCCGAACTCGCCCACACCGTCGGGGCGCTGGTCGTCGTCGACAACACTTTCGCATCCCCCGCGCTGCAGCAACCGTTGGCGCTCGGCGCCGACGTTGTCGTGCACTCGACCACGAAGTATCTCGGCGGCCACTCCGATGTGATCGGCGGCGCGGTCATTCTGAACGACGCCGACCTCGCCGAGAAGATCGGCTTTCAGCAATTCGCGGCCGGCGCCATCTCCGCCCCAATGGATACCTGGCTCACCATTCGAGGCATCAAGACTCTTGCCGTGCGCATGCAGCGCCACACCGAGAACGCGCAGGCGATCGCGGAACATCTGGATGCGCATCCGGCGATCGATGCGGTGTACTACCCGGGCTTGCCCTCACATCCCGGACACGAGCTGGCCGCACGACAGATGAGCGGGTTCGGCGGGATGCTGTCCGTGTCACTCGCCGGCGGAGAAGCAGCCGCGCGCTCGTTCGCGGAGTCGACGCGGGTGTTCCAGCTGGCGGAATCGCTCGGCGGTGTCGAGTCTTTGATCGGCTACCCGTCTGAGATGACGCACGCATCGGTGAAGGGCACACCGTTGGCGATCTCGCCGAGCGTCGTGCGCCTGTCGGTCGGCATCGAGTCGATCGGCGACTTGATCGCCGACCTCGACCAGGCGCTGGCTGCTGCCACGAGTTGA
- a CDS encoding cystathionine beta-synthase — translation MNVADSILDLIGNTPLVRLHRVTDAVAATVLVKVEYLNPGGSAKDRIATRIIDAAEREGLLKPGGTIVEPTSGNTGVGLALVAQQRGYRCVFVLPDKVGEDKRNVLTAYGAEIVVTPTSVAPEHPDSYYSVSDRLAAEIPGAFKPNQYFNQNGPLSHYETTGPEIWRDTDQRVTHFVAGVGTGGTISGTGRFLKEASAGRVRIIGADPEGSVYSGGTGRPYLVEGVGEDFWPGAYDPSVVDEVIPVTDAESFAMTRRLAREEGLLVGGSSGMAVVAALKAAATLSAQDIVVVLLPDGGRGYLGKIFNDKWMRSYGFSDVADEATVRDIVATKTGALPDLVHAHPSDTVRDVVQIMTEYGVSQLPILSAEPPVVIGEVVGALDERVLLEQVFAGQAQMGDKVGDFAGDPLPLIGVNEPVSAARSALGAANALLVTDAGKPVAVLTRHDLLSFVSA, via the coding sequence ATGAACGTCGCTGACAGCATTCTCGATCTCATCGGCAACACGCCGCTCGTGCGGCTGCACCGCGTGACGGATGCCGTCGCCGCCACCGTGCTCGTGAAGGTCGAGTATCTGAACCCGGGCGGCTCCGCGAAGGACCGCATCGCAACGCGGATCATCGACGCGGCCGAGCGCGAGGGCCTGCTGAAACCGGGCGGCACCATCGTCGAGCCGACGAGCGGCAACACCGGTGTCGGGCTCGCCCTGGTAGCTCAGCAGCGCGGCTACCGTTGCGTTTTCGTGTTGCCGGACAAGGTCGGCGAGGACAAACGCAATGTGCTCACCGCGTACGGCGCGGAGATCGTGGTGACTCCGACATCCGTTGCTCCTGAACACCCTGATTCGTATTACAGCGTGTCGGATCGGCTGGCAGCAGAGATTCCTGGGGCGTTCAAGCCGAACCAGTACTTCAACCAGAACGGTCCGCTCAGCCACTACGAGACGACGGGCCCTGAGATCTGGCGTGACACCGACCAACGGGTGACCCACTTCGTCGCAGGCGTCGGAACGGGCGGCACGATCAGTGGCACCGGTCGGTTCCTCAAGGAGGCATCCGCTGGTCGGGTTCGCATCATCGGTGCCGACCCGGAGGGTTCGGTGTACTCGGGCGGAACCGGCCGACCGTATCTGGTCGAGGGCGTCGGCGAGGACTTCTGGCCGGGCGCCTACGACCCATCCGTCGTCGACGAGGTCATCCCGGTGACGGATGCTGAGTCGTTCGCGATGACCAGAAGGCTCGCCCGCGAAGAGGGCCTGCTCGTCGGCGGCTCGAGCGGCATGGCGGTAGTCGCGGCACTGAAGGCTGCCGCAACGCTGAGTGCACAGGACATCGTCGTCGTGCTGCTGCCGGATGGCGGGCGCGGCTATCTCGGCAAGATCTTCAACGACAAATGGATGCGTTCCTACGGCTTCAGCGACGTCGCAGACGAGGCGACGGTGCGTGACATCGTGGCGACGAAGACCGGTGCCCTGCCGGATCTCGTTCACGCGCATCCGAGCGACACGGTGCGAGACGTGGTACAGATCATGACCGAGTACGGCGTGTCCCAGTTGCCGATCCTCAGCGCGGAGCCGCCCGTGGTCATCGGCGAGGTGGTCGGCGCGCTCGACGAGCGCGTGCTGCTTGAGCAAGTCTTCGCCGGCCAGGCGCAGATGGGTGACAAGGTCGGCGACTTCGCCGGAGATCCTCTGCCGCTGATCGGCGTGAACGAGCCTGTTTCGGCTGCTCGCTCCGCTCTCGGTGCTGCCAACGCGCTGTTGGTGACGGATGCCGGCAAGCCCGTTGCCGTGCTCACCCGCCACGACCTGCTCAGCTTCGTGAGTGCGTGA
- a CDS encoding FUSC family protein produces MKTPALGWVGQLLRPKSAPIPWSLAVRMGIAIVTPVAVGMALNELGIGLLVSMGAMAASLSDQGGRYRSRVRRLSTVAIAGASGFAIGGLVLGRGPLGVAAVLVAGLICGLVSVLSNVASVASLQFLIYLIIASRVSFIGGEWWLPPLRYLLGGAWALLLSLVTGVGRVTMPECTAVAAVFRCLAALMETSGGEGVAQARQALTAAMNTAYDTVVTFRARAGGRDSRVRRLAALLNAATPIVEATMVLIRNRSLIPAELSASVRQVADHVLDGSAPRQSDGQRSEDAPTTTAIRSLVGSTAALAELERRVGVVFGILSGASPGEPALRSRPRLHDRMLSLRDAVTGGATTWLPILRLVLCLGVAEVVAAALPLEHSYWVTLTVAVTLKPDFGSVFARAVQRGLGTIVGVLIGTVALVFVPYGLPILIVMAAFAVLLPISIRRNYGMFATFLTPLIVLQLDLVNRGDQQLVLSRVTDTAIGCAIVLLVGYLPWPGSWRSRTVIGERIATALDEVTIYLRVAFDADADPRSGAGPTPGPTPRPMSRPAMRSAARRRAYRRLSDVRTALQQALAEPPPTSTRASAWWPAIVALERLTDAITAAATRVALGGQAPPEPAARSVVAAMDELSAALHEGRSPAEPVLPEDPQLAGVVIELQTAWSVLAEPDAQVSGKR; encoded by the coding sequence ATGAAGACACCGGCGCTGGGCTGGGTCGGTCAGTTGCTTCGCCCGAAGTCGGCACCGATTCCGTGGAGCCTCGCGGTGCGCATGGGTATCGCCATTGTGACTCCTGTAGCCGTGGGTATGGCACTGAACGAACTCGGAATCGGCCTGCTGGTTTCGATGGGCGCGATGGCTGCGTCGCTGTCTGATCAAGGCGGGCGCTACCGGTCACGAGTGCGACGGCTGAGCACGGTCGCCATTGCGGGCGCATCCGGGTTCGCGATCGGCGGCCTCGTGCTCGGGCGCGGCCCGCTCGGGGTTGCAGCGGTGCTCGTGGCCGGGCTGATCTGCGGCCTGGTGAGTGTGCTCAGCAACGTGGCATCCGTTGCGAGCCTGCAGTTTCTGATCTACCTGATCATCGCCTCACGCGTGAGCTTCATCGGCGGCGAGTGGTGGCTGCCGCCGTTGCGTTACCTGCTGGGCGGTGCCTGGGCGCTGCTGTTGTCGCTTGTGACAGGCGTCGGCCGGGTCACGATGCCGGAGTGTACTGCGGTGGCAGCGGTGTTCCGTTGCCTCGCTGCGCTGATGGAGACCTCGGGCGGTGAAGGAGTCGCCCAGGCGCGCCAGGCGCTGACCGCCGCGATGAACACGGCCTATGACACGGTCGTCACCTTTCGGGCGCGGGCAGGCGGCCGAGACAGCAGGGTACGCAGGCTCGCGGCTCTGCTGAACGCCGCCACTCCGATCGTTGAGGCGACGATGGTTTTGATCCGAAACCGCAGCCTGATTCCGGCGGAGTTGTCTGCATCGGTGCGGCAGGTGGCCGACCACGTGCTCGATGGGAGCGCCCCGCGACAGAGCGACGGGCAGCGCTCGGAGGATGCGCCGACGACGACCGCCATCCGATCATTGGTCGGGTCGACCGCGGCGCTCGCAGAGTTGGAGCGACGCGTTGGTGTGGTCTTCGGGATCCTGTCGGGAGCTTCGCCGGGTGAACCGGCGCTGCGATCGAGGCCGAGACTCCATGATCGGATGCTGTCGCTGCGCGACGCCGTCACAGGAGGTGCGACCACCTGGCTGCCGATACTGCGCCTGGTCTTGTGTCTGGGAGTGGCCGAGGTCGTCGCGGCGGCGCTGCCGCTCGAGCACAGCTACTGGGTTACCCTGACGGTCGCGGTCACGCTCAAGCCGGACTTCGGTTCCGTGTTCGCACGCGCGGTGCAGCGCGGGCTCGGCACCATCGTCGGCGTGCTGATCGGCACAGTTGCGCTTGTCTTCGTGCCGTACGGCCTGCCGATCCTGATCGTCATGGCGGCGTTCGCCGTTCTGCTGCCGATCAGCATCCGGCGCAACTACGGCATGTTCGCAACCTTTCTCACCCCGCTGATCGTTCTCCAACTCGACCTGGTGAACCGCGGCGACCAGCAGCTGGTGCTCTCCAGGGTGACGGACACCGCGATCGGCTGCGCCATCGTGCTTTTGGTCGGCTACCTGCCGTGGCCGGGGTCGTGGCGCTCGCGCACCGTGATCGGTGAGCGCATCGCAACGGCGCTCGACGAGGTGACCATCTATCTGCGGGTCGCGTTCGATGCGGATGCTGACCCCCGCTCGGGTGCCGGGCCCACGCCGGGCCCGACGCCGCGGCCCATGTCTCGCCCCGCCATGCGTTCTGCTGCGCGCCGCCGTGCGTACCGGCGACTGTCCGACGTGAGAACAGCGCTGCAGCAGGCGCTCGCAGAGCCGCCACCGACCAGCACGCGCGCATCCGCCTGGTGGCCGGCCATCGTTGCGCTGGAACGTCTCACGGATGCGATCACCGCAGCGGCGACCCGCGTGGCGCTGGGCGGGCAGGCACCACCAGAGCCGGCGGCACGCTCCGTTGTGGCGGCAATGGACGAGCTGTCGGCCGCTCTCCACGAGGGCAGGAGCCCTGCGGAGCCCGTGCTGCCGGAAGATCCGCAATTGGCCGGCGTCGTCATCGAGCTTCAGACCGCGTGGTCGGTGCTGGCCGAGCCGGACGCGCAGGTGAGCGGCAAACGCTAG